The window TCGGACTGGAGGGAGTACTGCATCGAGCAATACACCCGGTGCATCGACCTCAGCTGGACAGGCAACTGCTCCAGCTGTCTCGACCGCTGCAAGGGGCAGCGAGGAAGATGGCCCGAGGACATGTGCAGCGCGCCCAGGCCCAAGCGTAAGCGATAGGAGATGCGATGACAGACGAGGAACGGCTTGCCTGGCGACGCGTCGAGGAACTGGGCGAGAGGGTGTTGGAGCGGGGCGCGTCGCTAGAACTGGACGACGAGACCCGCGACATCCTGAGCGGGGGCGCCCATCTGATGGCCATCAGCCCCGCGGACATCGAGGATGCCCTGCGTGGCGTCGCGACGGCCACCACCCTCCTGCGGGAGCTCAGGCGGCGCATCCGGGAAGGTTCCCAGCGGCTGGGGAAGGCGACTTCCCAGGCGGAGTCCCTGCGAGACCAGGGGGATTTCGAGGATGCGCGAAAGGTGCTGGAGGACGCGCTCACGGTCGAGGTCGTTCTCCACTACCGCGAGCAGCTCGAAATCCAGCTCGAGTATCTGGCGACCTTCGAGGCCATCTGCCTGACCGGGCACGTTGAAGAGGACTTCCACCCGTGGGGGCAGCTTCGCGCCCTGGCGCTCCGGGCTCGACGGGGGAAACCTCTGGTGCGCCGCGACGACCTGCGCGACTTCCTGCTGCGAACAGCCCCCTCCGTGGCCATCAACGAGACCGAAGCGACCGAGGCCCTTCAGACCGTGGAGGGCACCGAGGCGCTCCTGGCGAAGATGCTGGAGCGCATTGATGACGGAAAGCGGCGCATCTCCCAGGCACTCTACCGGATGATGCTCCGCCAGGAGGCCGGCGACCTCGAAGGGGCACGCCAGCAACTGCGCGAGGTGCTGGCGGTGGAGGTCGTGCCACGGTACCGCCACATGGCCGAGGAGAACCTGGCGAACCTCGACGAACCGCCCAAGCAGTAGCCCAGGGCGTGCCCGGCCCCCGCCTCACTCGGGCGCGGCGAGCTCCTCCTCGAAGCTCGCCATGCCCTCCAGCACGGAGGCGCAGAGGCAGGCCGGCCCGTCCAGCGCGGTGAAGCCGTGCGCGCTGCTCTCAGTCTTCTCCAGCTCCTCGCCCGGCCACACCTCGTGGCCGTCGTCCTCGCGGAAGCCGCCCTCCAGCACCAGGTTCCACTCGCGGCCGTGGTGGGTGTGCGTGGGGTAGCGCACGCCCGGGTGGAGGCGGAGGATGCCGGCCAGCATTCCCTCGCGCGCCGGTCCCGCCTCCACCGGCATCAGCTCGGAGCCCTCCACCGGTCCCGGCATCCACGCCGCCGGGTCGCTCACGGCCGCCAGCACCTCCAGCGCCCGCTCCCGCGTCAGGTCGAAGAAGGCCGCCACCCGGTCCGCGAACCGGGCCAGCCGCCCCGGCCCCTCCACCTGCTCCATCAGCCGGGACAGCACCTGGGGCGGGGGCTCCACCGGCGCCACCAGCGCCGTCAGCCCCTCCCGGGCGGGAACCCACCGGAGCGCCTCGGCACGGCAGCGGGCGCACTCCGTCAGGTGCCGCTCGGCCACCTCGGCGGTGGCGGCATCCAGGGTGCCCAGCGCCCACTCCGGCAGGATGTCGTCCAGGTGGTTCATCGTCACATGCCGTCCCGTCACACTCTCTCTACGAAATGCGGGCCCGAGTGGATTTCCGCCACTGCTACACCGGCACCGCGAAGTCCCGCAGGGCGGCGTTGAGGCTCGTCTTCTGGTCCGTGGACTGTGTGCGCTGGCCGATGATGAGCGCACACGGCACCATGAACTTCCCGGCGGGGAACTGCTTCTCCCGCATGCCCGGAATCACCACGCTGCGCGCGGGCACCCGGCCCTTGTAGATTTTCTCCTCGGGGCCGGTGACGTCGATGATTTGCGTGGACGCGGTGAGCACCACGTTGGCGCCCAGCACCGCCTCCTCCTCCACCACCACGCCCTCCACGACGATGCACCGGCTGCCCAGGAAGGCCCCGTCCTCGATGATGACCGGGGACGCGGTGGGCGGCTCCAGCACCCCGCCCAGGCCCACGCCGCCGGACAGGTGCACGTGCTTGCCCACCTGCGCGCAGCTGCCCACGGTGGCCCACGTGTCCACCATGGTGCCCGCGCCCACGCGCGCGCCGATATTCACGTAGCCCGGCATCACCACCGCGCCGCGCTCCACGAAGGCGCCGTAGCGCACCGTGCCCGGGGGCACCACCCGCACGCCCGCCGCCTCCAGCCCCTTCTTCAGCGGCACCTTGTCGTAGAACTCGAAGGGGCCCACCTCCATCACCTGCATCTCCGACACCGCGAAGAACAGGAGGATGGCCTCCTTCACCCAGGCGTTCACCTTCCACCCGCCCGGGCCCTTCTCCGCCACGCGCAGCTCGCCCGAGTCCAGCCGCGCCAGCGTCTCGCGCACGGCGGCCACATGGGCCGGGTCCTTCAGCTTCGTCCGGTCCGCGAACGCGGCGGACACCCTCTGGGACAGCTCGTCGATAGGGGACATGGCGGAAGACATGGCGCCGCCTTGAATCACAATTCCGGGCGCCGCGCCGCACTCACGTACGGCCTCAGCGGTGTCCGTCCTTCCACCCCGCCGGCTCCGTCAGCGGCAGCGTGTACGTGGGCAACTCCCCGGCCTCCGGCCGCCCCGCGGGCACGCGCCGCCCCGCGTCCTGTCCCTCCAGCAGCACCGCGCCCCGGCCCACGTGCCGCACCCGCGACATGGGCACCTCCGCCCACCAGCGGCTGAAGGGCCAGCGCCTGACATACAGGTGCTCCTCGCCCACCACCGCCACGTACCCCAGCTTCGTCCCGTCCCCGGCCCGCACCCGCATGCCCTGGATGATGGAGCGCCGCTCGAACGGGGACCCCGACTCTGGCCACGCCATGCGTGTCACCTCCTGGACTCTCAAGCTGGGGGCCCTCCCCCTCGTCCGCGAGCACGCCCCGGGCGGCCGGCCGCCCGCCCGCCTCCTTGTGGCCATGAAGGACCATGTAGGATTACGGGGAAATCCTTACTTTTCGGGCTGGGGCCCTGGTTCTCTACCTGACAGTCGTGACAACCTAGGGGTCGCCTCCCACCCCCCTAGGAGGGCTCATGCGCGCACACCCCCTGCGCCCGTGGCGCCACGCCCTGGCTGTCCTTGCGCTGTCCACCGCCGGTTGCTCCGGCCAGGTGTCGTTCGGCTCCGGCGACCCCAACTCCGGCCCGCCGACAGTGCAGCCGGATGGGACGCTGGACTGTGACCTGGACAGCGTGCCGGGCGCCGTGACGATGCGCTCCATCGCCGAGGACTTCGCGCGCGAGGTCCACCCCGCGATGGTGCGCGAGACGTCCGGCTGCATCTCCTGCCACGCCACCACCAGCGGCCGCCTCTTCAAGGTGAGCTACGAGGGCGTGGAGACCTTCTACGCCGCGCGCGCCGCGGGCTTCATGAGCCCGCAGTCCGGCTCGCTGCTGTCGCGGCTGGTGACGCTGGACGAGGCGGCCCGCATGCCGCGGGGCCAGCCGTCATGGAGCGCGCAGGAGATTGCCGCCGTGGCCAGCCTCACCTGCCAGCTGGCGGCGGTGGAGGCGCGCGAGCCCGCGGCCCGGGCGGACGAGGAGTTCCCTCCCGCGCTGCTCGAGCCCTACAGCGGCCCCGAGGTGGCGACGTACGACAACCCCTTCCTCGGCTTCGACCAGCTCAAGGGGAAGGTGAAGGCCGTCTTCAACGACCCGTGGGTGCGCGGCGGCGTGGACCGCTTCGCGCAGAACGTGGGCCTGTTCGGCGGCGTGGACTACAAGGACCACTTCGTCGAGGCGCGCGTGGCCACCGCGGACTTCTTCCTGGGCCTGGACGACCTGGCGCGCGACGTGTGCCTCACCGCGGCCACCAACAAGTCGGGCCCCTTCACCGGGCTGGACCTGGCGCAGCCCCTGGTGGACGTGCCCGCGCCCAGCACGAAGCAGTACGAGATGGAGGGCGCCGCGCGCACGGACACCACCGCGCCGGCGGGCACGCAGATTCTCGCCAGCACCGGCGCGCGCTCGGGCACCACCGGGTGGAACCTCTACACCACCGGCAGCCTCACCACCGCCCAGCCCTACCCCTTCCCCGCCAGCGCCACGTACCGCTTCACGGTGAAGGCCAAGGGCGACCCGTGCGGCCCCGAGCTTCCACACCTGCAGCTCAAGGTGGACGGCGTCGTCGTCAAGGAGTGGGACGTGTCCAACGGCACGGCCTACGCGGACTTCGTCCACACCCAGGCGGTGACGGGCGGCAACCACGTGCTCTCCGTGCACTTCACCAACGACTACGGTGAGACGGGCGTCTGTGACAGGAACATGCACGTGGACGCGCTCCAGGTGTACGGCCCCACGGAGGCCTCCACCGGCACGCAACGCGTGGACGCGGCGAAGGCGAAGGTGGACACCCTGTACCGCCGCATGCTGTACCGCGCCGCCACCGCGCAGGAGCGCACCGACGGCTACGCGCTGGTGAGGGACCTGAACGACTTCGAGCCCAACGCCAACAAGGCGTGGAGCGGCCTGTGCGAGGGGCTGATGCGCGCCCCGGACTTCCTCTTCACCCTGCCCCCCTCGTACGAGGGGCTGAGCGGCAAGGAGCGAGACCGACTGCTGCTGGTGAAGCTGGCGCAGGACCTGCTGGGCCGGCCGCCCACGGCCGCGGAGTTCACCGCGCTGGAGAGCGGGACGAAGTCGTGGGAGACGCTGGTGGACGACTACCTCGCGTCCCCGGACTTTCGCACCTACTACTACCAGCGGATGCGGGTGCGGACGGAGAGCGAGGGCACGCCCGACACGGACGAGCCCGCGCGGCTGTGGACGCACCTGGTGCTGGAGGGCAAGCCGCTGCAGGAGCTGCTCACCGGCGACTACTCGGTGGACACGTCCTTCCGGCAGGTGGTGCGCCCGCCCGAGCACGGGAAGACGGGCGTGCTCACCATGAAGGGCTTCATCAAGAACAAGCCCGGCCTGCCGCACTACAACTACGCGGCGCGTGTGATGACGGACTTCCTGGGCGCCATGTACGAGGTGCCCTCGGAGGTCTTCGACATGCGCGGCGCGGCCACGGCCGCCTCCACGGTGGACCCGTCCAGCATCTGCTTCTCCTGCCACCAGACGCTGACGCCGCTGGCCCACCAGCGCCTCAAGTGGGACGACGAGGGCAACTACCGCACGACGGACCAGGACGGGAAGCCGCTGGACGACAGCGACCGCAACCTGGTGGCCCCGTACGCCTTCAAGGGCACGGGCATGGAGGCCTTCGCCACGCAGGCGGTGAAGAAGGAGTCCTTCGTGCGCCGCACGCTGAATGCCCAGTACGCCCTCTTCTTCGGCCGGGAGATGCGCCACGCCCAGGACGAGCGCGTCATCTACAAGCGCCTGTGGGACGCCTCCCAGCAGAGCAACGGCAACCTCAAGGCCGTGCTCAAGACGGTCGCCACCTCTCCCGAGTACCTGCGCCGCTGACCGCAAAGGACCGCCGCCATGAAACGCCGCCAATTCCTCGCGGGCGCCACCGCTGGCGCCACCATCAGCGCCCTCGACTGGCTGGGCTTCTTCCGGAGCTTCGGCGTCCCGGGCACGAAGAAGGAGCTGGGCCTGGCCCAGGCCGCCGCCGCCGAGGCCTCCAACCCCCGCTTCCTCATCTACTGGTTCCAGGAGGGGGGCTGGGACGGGTACAGCATGTTCAACCCCGTCCACACGCCCAATGACGGGGTGCGCGTCATCCCCGCGGGCACGCTGCGCCCCGCCCCCTCGTGGAGCCAGCACCGCTACCGCCCGAAGAGCTACGGCACCCCGCCGCTGGACCCGCCGAAGACGCAGGGCAACATCCAGTACGGCTACCTCGCGCAGGACGGGCTGGAGCTGTTCAACGACCTGGCGGTGGTCTCCAGCCACAACGGGAACACGTTCCACTCGGGCGGGCGTTGGGACTACCACTACGGCAAGTACAGCGCGTCCCTGTCCGGCAAGCGCGGCGCGGACGAGCGCACCGTCATGCAGGCCTTCTGCGAGGCGTATGGCCAGGGCTTCCTCATGCCCCACGTCTCGTGGCACCGGTGGCTGGCGGACGGCGAGCTGTCGATTCCCTCCTACCCGGACGGCACCGGCTACTACGAGCGGCTGGGCCCGGTGCACGCGCACACCATCTACGGCAAGACGCCGGCCGCCATGCGCGAGCGCCTGGCCTCGCTGGGCAGCGTGGCCCAGGGCCAGCGCGACGCGCGCATCCGCCAGTTCACCGACAACCTGCAGGCGAACTTCCTCGCCGAGAAGAACAGCGAGTCGGTGAAGGCCTTCGCCTCGGCGCTGGAAATCCACCGCTCGCTCACCGCGGGCGGCACCATCAACCTGGACCCGCGCGCGCTGTTCACCGACGCCACGCTGCGCGGCGAGTTCGCCATCACCGCCGCGGACGAGGCCACCGACTCCGCGTCCATCAACGGCA of the Pyxidicoccus xibeiensis genome contains:
- a CDS encoding 2,3,4,5-tetrahydropyridine-2,6-dicarboxylate N-succinyltransferase, which codes for MSPIDELSQRVSAAFADRTKLKDPAHVAAVRETLARLDSGELRVAEKGPGGWKVNAWVKEAILLFFAVSEMQVMEVGPFEFYDKVPLKKGLEAAGVRVVPPGTVRYGAFVERGAVVMPGYVNIGARVGAGTMVDTWATVGSCAQVGKHVHLSGGVGLGGVLEPPTASPVIIEDGAFLGSRCIVVEGVVVEEEAVLGANVVLTASTQIIDVTGPEEKIYKGRVPARSVVIPGMREKQFPAGKFMVPCALIIGQRTQSTDQKTSLNAALRDFAVPV
- a CDS encoding carbohydrate-binding domain-containing protein, translating into MRAHPLRPWRHALAVLALSTAGCSGQVSFGSGDPNSGPPTVQPDGTLDCDLDSVPGAVTMRSIAEDFAREVHPAMVRETSGCISCHATTSGRLFKVSYEGVETFYAARAAGFMSPQSGSLLSRLVTLDEAARMPRGQPSWSAQEIAAVASLTCQLAAVEAREPAARADEEFPPALLEPYSGPEVATYDNPFLGFDQLKGKVKAVFNDPWVRGGVDRFAQNVGLFGGVDYKDHFVEARVATADFFLGLDDLARDVCLTAATNKSGPFTGLDLAQPLVDVPAPSTKQYEMEGAARTDTTAPAGTQILASTGARSGTTGWNLYTTGSLTTAQPYPFPASATYRFTVKAKGDPCGPELPHLQLKVDGVVVKEWDVSNGTAYADFVHTQAVTGGNHVLSVHFTNDYGETGVCDRNMHVDALQVYGPTEASTGTQRVDAAKAKVDTLYRRMLYRAATAQERTDGYALVRDLNDFEPNANKAWSGLCEGLMRAPDFLFTLPPSYEGLSGKERDRLLLVKLAQDLLGRPPTAAEFTALESGTKSWETLVDDYLASPDFRTYYYQRMRVRTESEGTPDTDEPARLWTHLVLEGKPLQELLTGDYSVDTSFRQVVRPPEHGKTGVLTMKGFIKNKPGLPHYNYAARVMTDFLGAMYEVPSEVFDMRGAATAASTVDPSSICFSCHQTLTPLAHQRLKWDDEGNYRTTDQDGKPLDDSDRNLVAPYAFKGTGMEAFATQAVKKESFVRRTLNAQYALFFGREMRHAQDERVIYKRLWDASQQSNGNLKAVLKTVATSPEYLRR
- a CDS encoding DUSAM domain-containing protein — translated: MTDEERLAWRRVEELGERVLERGASLELDDETRDILSGGAHLMAISPADIEDALRGVATATTLLRELRRRIREGSQRLGKATSQAESLRDQGDFEDARKVLEDALTVEVVLHYREQLEIQLEYLATFEAICLTGHVEEDFHPWGQLRALALRARRGKPLVRRDDLRDFLLRTAPSVAINETEATEALQTVEGTEALLAKMLERIDDGKRRISQALYRMMLRQEAGDLEGARQQLREVLAVEVVPRYRHMAEENLANLDEPPKQ
- a CDS encoding dimethylsulfonioproprionate lyase family protein — encoded protein: MTGRHVTMNHLDDILPEWALGTLDAATAEVAERHLTECARCRAEALRWVPAREGLTALVAPVEPPPQVLSRLMEQVEGPGRLARFADRVAAFFDLTRERALEVLAAVSDPAAWMPGPVEGSELMPVEAGPAREGMLAGILRLHPGVRYPTHTHHGREWNLVLEGGFREDDGHEVWPGEELEKTESSAHGFTALDGPACLCASVLEGMASFEEELAAPE
- a CDS encoding DUF1501 domain-containing protein, producing MKRRQFLAGATAGATISALDWLGFFRSFGVPGTKKELGLAQAAAAEASNPRFLIYWFQEGGWDGYSMFNPVHTPNDGVRVIPAGTLRPAPSWSQHRYRPKSYGTPPLDPPKTQGNIQYGYLAQDGLELFNDLAVVSSHNGNTFHSGGRWDYHYGKYSASLSGKRGADERTVMQAFCEAYGQGFLMPHVSWHRWLADGELSIPSYPDGTGYYERLGPVHAHTIYGKTPAAMRERLASLGSVAQGQRDARIRQFTDNLQANFLAEKNSESVKAFASALEIHRSLTAGGTINLDPRALFTDATLRGEFAITAADEATDSASINGNPARSKETPNTNVQALMAYELMTKGLSIGFFIENRGLREFDSHRDRRFIMNNKGQADQRTMMRKNLWSPLKTLVAKLKATPYGTTGKSYYDFTTIVLASEMGRTISGDVESILANAATTDTQKYDEIMGQDCCQHWRVSSAAFLGGTVRGNTQYGRVGSVSLEGIPLLPNGTLDPAYDPDTGLLVSGRTKSPDSFITDPGHVYATALHLSGLNPAALKAAGKGRNDRPPLTFIKKP